A stretch of the Dioscorea cayenensis subsp. rotundata cultivar TDr96_F1 chromosome 4, TDr96_F1_v2_PseudoChromosome.rev07_lg8_w22 25.fasta, whole genome shotgun sequence genome encodes the following:
- the LOC120258188 gene encoding probable protein phosphatase 2C 12: protein MGMCLSSSYEGKEESDENIVCRVEEGGLCCNNGEEKEEEEEEGIKSLVSLYSQQGKKGPNQDCAILYQGYGMEGVFCGVFDGHGRNGHMVSKLVRDYLPSILINQRDALMLADNTGVLTDSDDDSSVDDEDYSSPSPAWFDEWKQACINGFKAMDKELTFQPNLDCSYSGTTAVTIIKKGNDLIIANLGDSRAVLGTISDDGFLKAVQLTTDLKPDLPEEAERIRKKNGRVFALRDEPRNYRVWLPNDNFPGLAMARAFGDLQLKNYGIIAVPQVSYHLLTSRDQFIVLATDGVWDVLTNDQVVAIVWSTSRKEEASKAVVDAAVRAWRRKYPASRADDCTAVCLFLQDLQI, encoded by the exons ATGGGTATGTGTTTATCATCTTCATATGAAGGGAAAGAAGAGAGTGATGAGAATATAGTGTGTAGAGTGGAAGAAGGGGGTTTATGTTGTAATAatggtgaagaaaaagaagaagaagaagaagaagggattaaaagtttggtttctttgtaTTCTCAACAAGGAAAGAAGGGTCCTAATCAAGATTGTGCCATCCTTTACCAG GGTTATGGAATGGAAGGTGTGTTCTGTGGGGTGTTTGATGGACATGGCAGGAATGGTCATATGGTTAGCAAACTAGTCAGGGATTACCTGCCATCAATATTAATCAATCAACGCGATGCGCTTATGTTGGCCGACAACACCGGTGTACTCACTGATAGCGATGATGATAGCTCGGTCGATGATGAGGACTACTCGTCGCCATCGCCGGCGTGGTTCGATGAGTGGAAACAGGCATGCATCAATGGCTTCAAAGCCATGGACAAAGAGCTTACATTTCAGCCTAATTTGGACTGCTCCTACAGTGGAACAACAGCAGTTACTATCATTAAGAAG GgcaatgatttaattattgctAACCTTGGAGATTCACGAGCGGTTTTGGGAACGATATCGGATGATGGTTTCTTGAAAGCTGTTCAACTAACAACTGATCTGAAACCAGATTTACCAG AAGAAGcagaaagaataagaaagaaaaacgGCAGAGTGTTTGCACTGAGGGATGAGCCAAGAAATTATAGGGTGTGGTTACCTAATGACAACTTCCCTGGACTTGCAATGGCGCGCGCCTTTGGAGACTTACAGCTAAAAAACTACGGCATCATCGCTGTCCCCCAGGTTTCATACCACCTCCTGACAAGCAGGGATCAATTCATTGTGCTAGCAACTGATGGG GTATGGGATGTGCTTACTAATGATCAAGTGGTGGCAATAGTATGGTCCACGAGTCGCAAAGAGGAGGCATCAAAGGCGGTAGTGGATGCAGCTGTCCGCGCTTGGAGACGCAAGTATCCTGCATCAAGAGCGGATGATTGCACTGCTGTTTGCCTCTTTCTGCAAGACCTGCAAatatga